One genomic window of Euwallacea fornicatus isolate EFF26 chromosome 7, ASM4011564v1, whole genome shotgun sequence includes the following:
- the LOC136340096 gene encoding rRNA N6-adenosine-methyltransferase ZCCHC4 produces the protein MKTFPKFKQPDNHHGIKVITESLNTHPCCPHGPTLLFSTLINNQEKRFFGCAACRDRKLCSFFMWDDKPRKVLDSQKVWQEKGVKFSKGICHRRLFIRLNQIKCLPSSKRIFCSSCLKFTIDEEAKHIGHSFLSNITDYQLQHPSELLPPLDDAKMEAQYLFSKDSVKFLVDTFKNLGFRHIICVGTPRIHEYIQSSETNLSSILLDFDHRFHNFFGPLEYCWYNMFNNHFFFHEAQSVFKEYLKATKGEQTVLVTDPPFGGRTEPLIQTFNSINRQYKNLTNTENNLPIFWIFPYFMEPQIVNLRPDFKMLDYKVQYDNHALFHNGSKGRKQGSPVRIFTNLNPSKIKLPEEDYKFCSKCSRWVAKENKHCKTCGGCTSKNGETYVHCKKCERCVKPNWRHCYDCGRCAQVNHQCGKIEFTGVCLHCKAEGHKQKECPEIVKSEKVSRKRKHTQKILRNKKIKMDG, from the exons ATgaaaacttttccaaaattcaaacAGCCAGACAACCACCATGGAATTAAAGTAATTACCGAgagcttaaacacacatcccTGTTGTCCTCATGGACCAACGCTACTATTTTCcacattaattaataatcaagaaaaacgattttttgggTGCGCCGCGTGTAGAGATAGAAAGCTTTGCAGCTTCTTCATGTGGGATGACAAGCCAAGAAAAGTGCTAGATTCCCAAAAAGTGTGGCAGGAAAAGGGCGTTAAGTTCTCAAAGGGAATTTGTCATCGAAGGCTTTTTATAAGATTAAATCAA ATCAAATGTTTACCAAGTTCAAAAAGGATATTCTGTTCTTCATGCTTGAAATTTACAATAGATGAAGAGGCAAAGCATATTGGACACTCATTCCTATCCAATATAACAGATTATCAGCTGCAACACCCCTCTGAGTTGTTACCTCCTTTAGATGATGCTAAAATGGAGGctcaatatttgttttctaAAGACTCAGTTAAATTCTTAGTtgatactttcaaaaatttaggtTTCAG GCATATAATTTGTGTTGGAACCCCAAGGATCCACGAATATATACAGTCTTCagaaacaaatttatcaagcattttattagattttgaTCACAGattccacaatttttttggtcCTTTGGAGTACTGTTGGTATAACATGTTTAacaatcattttttctttcatgaGGCCCAGAGTGTGTTTAAAGAGTATTTAAAAGCCACCAA GGGAGAACAAACTGTACTGGTCACAGACCCTCCATTTGGAGGGAGAACTGAGCCCTTAATACAAACTTTCAACAGCATTAACAGGCAATATAAAAATCTCACCAacactgaaaataatttaccaatattttggatttttccttACTTCATGGAACCCCAAATTGTGAATCTTCGGCccgattttaaaatgttggaTTATAAAGTGCAGTATGACAATCATGCTCTGTTTCACAATGGGTCTAAAGGCAGGAAGCAGGGATCTCCTGTAAGGATTTTCACTAATCTCAATCCAAG TAAGATAAAACTGCCTGAAGAggattataaattttgttcaaagtgttCTCGATGGGTGGCAAAAGAGAACAAACATTGCAAAACGTGTGGGGGCTGTACGTCGAAAAATGGGGAAACCTATGTGCATTGCAAGAAATGTGAGAGGTGTGTGAAGCCAAATTGGAGGCATTGCTATGATTGTGGCAGATGCGCTCAAGTTAATCATCAATGTGGGAAGATTGAGTTTACAGGG GTATGTTTACATTGCAAGGCAGAAGGGCATAAACAAAAGGAATGTCCAGAGATTGTGAAGTCAGAAAAAGTTTCGAGGAAGAGGAAACATACGCAGAAGATATTAAGAAATAAGAAGATAAAAATGGATGGATAG
- the LOC136340098 gene encoding uncharacterized protein isoform X1, whose protein sequence is MKPCIIMVHLNYLLLVLSLFVTVRAFPSGLLNEKNRDVSWEAWLLVDDQNHKQAHEMTPKRRIVPKSVFVAPTFSLENLPPCAEGYSSDPMGRCVKIIKIDESKHLEFLMQKLNAQFGSSLDYETILDEEANSQQPTKVDIPLFGDYEVDYTNDTPEEVEEMDMAIIVTPTTRESEGDSSKGGDKTEEDGYEEQLRKLVTTSTEASTTQTELVTTELVTTTFLRDTTEVLTQPTTAEIETTTVTAVPTTTTTEMTTLAEEVTTTMPSSTTPKITTYHPVATTYHPLADVKFTGIGSKTRNLVRFPMEESPITRSRPEAAGFVRFPDMDSKIQQEGVNHHTRDVDRQTGNFFNEIATAPPLEKAHKTLFTLPPKWSPQDPKPIILRFSRKHLNLGPSKFKNGAFYRSLPVEDLTYLFGYKNGQSSQNRRKLTKNHGRAYVILARRPL, encoded by the exons ATGAAGCCCTGCATAATAATGGTACATTTGAACTATTTGCTGTTGGTGCTCAGTTTGTTCGTTACGGTGCGTGCGTTCCCCTCCGGGTTGTTAAATGAGAAGAACCGGGACGTTTCCTGGGAGGCCTGGTTGCTGGTCGACGACCAGAACCACAAGCAAGCCCACGAGATGACTCCCAAGAGACGTATAGTCCCCAAGAGCGTGTTTGTAGCGCCGACATTCTCGTTGGAGAACCTGCCTCCCTGCGCCGAAGGGTACAGTTCTGACCCAATGGGGCGCTGCGTGAAGATCATTAAGATAGACGAATCCAAGCATTTGGAGTTTTTGATGCAAAAGTTGAATGCCCAGTTCGGGAGCTCCTTGGACTACGAAACGATACTCGATGAAGAAGCCAACTCGCAACAACCGACGAAGGTGGACATTCCTTTGTTCGGGGACTATGAAGTTGACTACACTAACGACACCCCAGAAGAGGTAGAGGAGATGGATATGGCCATTATTGTGACTCCCACTACAAGGGAGAGCGAGGGAGACAGCAGCAAAGGGGGCGATAAGACAGAGGAAGATGGGTACGAGGAGCAGCTGAGGAAGCTCGTTACTACCAGCACTGAGGCCTCTACTACCCAAACCGAACTAGTCACTACGGAATTAGTCACCACTACGTTCCTCCGTGACACCACCGAAGTCCTGACCCAGCCAACCACCGCTGAGATCGAAACTACCACCGTAACGGCAGTTCCTACCACAACCACCACGGAAATGACCACACTCGCCGAAGAGGTCACAACTACAATGCCCTCGAGCACCACCCCGAAGATCACCACCTATCACCCAGTGGCTACCACCTACCACCCGCTGGCCGACGTGAAGTTCACGGGAATCGGTTCCAAGACCAGAAACCTCGTGCGATTCCCGATGGAGGAGTCTCCGATAACTCGCAGCCGCCCCGAAGCCGCGGGCTTCGTGAGGTTCCCAGATATGGACTCGAAAATCCAGCAGGAAGGCGTGAACCACCACACCAGAGACGTCGACCGTCAAACTGGTAATTTCTTTAACGAAATCGCGACTGCTCCCCCCCTGGAGAAAGCCCATAAAACGCTCTTCACACTACCACCCAAGTGGTCGCCCCAGGACCCCAAGCCGATCATTCTaaggttttctagaaaacacctGAATCTGGGCCccagcaaatttaaaaatggtgCATTTTACAGGTCTTTGCCAGTGGAGGACCTTACGTATTTGTTCGGCTATAAAAACGGGCAGAGCAGTCAGAATAG GAGAAAACTGACGAAGAACCACGGAAGAGCTTACGTTATTCTGGCTAGAAGACCGCTGTAG
- the Ski6 gene encoding exosome complex component RRP41, whose protein sequence is MSRNRELISRIGLRLDGRRANELRRIRCKMGVFSQPDGSAYIEQGLTKVLAAVYGPHQVRNRQKAQHDTCIINTQFSMAVFSTNERKRRPRGDRKSIELSIHLQQALQAVIETDLYPWSQIDVYVEVLHADGGIYAACVNAATLAIIDAGIPIKEYVCACTASLANGEVPMLDVSHQEEMLGGPTLTVAALPMSGKVVLMEMSQRFHLDHLPKVLKTALEGCKDIKEILDEAVKGHVKEMGSATGWANTTS, encoded by the exons atgagtAGAAACCGCGAACTAATCTCTAGAATAGGACTCCGTTTGGACGGTCGCAGAGCCAATGAGTTACGTAGAATACGGTGCAAAATGGGGGTGTTTTCACAGCCTGACGGCAGTGCCTATATAGAACAAGGGCTCACCAAGGTGTTGGCTGCTGTATATGGGCCCCATCAAGTTCGAAATAGGCAGAAGGCCCAACATGATACCTGCATTATTAATACTCAGTTTAGTATGGCAGTGTTTTCCACTAATGAGAGAAAACGAAGACCTCGAGGAGATAGAAAGTCAATAGAGCTTTCCATTCATTTGCAACAAGCTCTGCAAGCTGTAATCGAAACTGACCTATATCCATGGTCGCAAATTGATGTTTATGTTGAAGTTTTGCATGCTGACGGGGGTATTTATGCTGCCTGTGTGAATGCTGCAACCTTAGCTATTATAGACGCAG GAATTCCCATAAAGGAGTATGTTTGTGCCTGCACAGCCAGTTTGGCCAATGGCGAAGTTCCAATGTTGGATGTTTCACATCAGGAAGAGATGCTTGGGGGGCCTACATTGACTGTTGCAGCTCTTCCCATGTCgg GTAAAGTAGTTCTGATGGAAATGTCTCAGAGATTCCACTTGGACCACTTACCCAAAGTATTGAAAACTGCCTTGGAAGGATGTAAAGACATAAAGGAGATTTTGGATGAGGCAGTAAAGGGGCATGTGAAGGAAATGGGGAGTGCGACAGGGTGGGCTAATACTACAAGCTAA
- the LOC136340098 gene encoding uncharacterized protein isoform X2 — translation MKPCIIMVHLNYLLLVLSLFVTVRAFPSGLLNEKNRDVSWEAWLLVDDQNHKQAHEMTPKRRIVPKSVFVAPTFSLENLPPCAEGYSSDPMGRCVKIIKIDESKHLEFLMQKLNAQFGSSLDYETILDEEANSQQPTKVDIPLFGDYEVDYTNDTPEEVEEMDMAIIVTPTTRESEGDSSKGGDKTEEDGYEEQLRKLVTTSTEASTTQTELVTTELVTTTFLRDTTEVLTQPTTAEIETTTVTAVPTTTTTEMTTLAEEVTTTMPSSTTPKITTYHPVATTYHPLADVKFTGIGSKTRNLVRFPMEESPITRSRPEAAGFVRFPDMDSKIQQEGVNHHTRDVDRQTGNFFNEIATAPPLEKAHKTLFTLPPKWSPQDPKPIILRSLPVEDLTYLFGYKNGQSSQNRRKLTKNHGRAYVILARRPL, via the exons ATGAAGCCCTGCATAATAATGGTACATTTGAACTATTTGCTGTTGGTGCTCAGTTTGTTCGTTACGGTGCGTGCGTTCCCCTCCGGGTTGTTAAATGAGAAGAACCGGGACGTTTCCTGGGAGGCCTGGTTGCTGGTCGACGACCAGAACCACAAGCAAGCCCACGAGATGACTCCCAAGAGACGTATAGTCCCCAAGAGCGTGTTTGTAGCGCCGACATTCTCGTTGGAGAACCTGCCTCCCTGCGCCGAAGGGTACAGTTCTGACCCAATGGGGCGCTGCGTGAAGATCATTAAGATAGACGAATCCAAGCATTTGGAGTTTTTGATGCAAAAGTTGAATGCCCAGTTCGGGAGCTCCTTGGACTACGAAACGATACTCGATGAAGAAGCCAACTCGCAACAACCGACGAAGGTGGACATTCCTTTGTTCGGGGACTATGAAGTTGACTACACTAACGACACCCCAGAAGAGGTAGAGGAGATGGATATGGCCATTATTGTGACTCCCACTACAAGGGAGAGCGAGGGAGACAGCAGCAAAGGGGGCGATAAGACAGAGGAAGATGGGTACGAGGAGCAGCTGAGGAAGCTCGTTACTACCAGCACTGAGGCCTCTACTACCCAAACCGAACTAGTCACTACGGAATTAGTCACCACTACGTTCCTCCGTGACACCACCGAAGTCCTGACCCAGCCAACCACCGCTGAGATCGAAACTACCACCGTAACGGCAGTTCCTACCACAACCACCACGGAAATGACCACACTCGCCGAAGAGGTCACAACTACAATGCCCTCGAGCACCACCCCGAAGATCACCACCTATCACCCAGTGGCTACCACCTACCACCCGCTGGCCGACGTGAAGTTCACGGGAATCGGTTCCAAGACCAGAAACCTCGTGCGATTCCCGATGGAGGAGTCTCCGATAACTCGCAGCCGCCCCGAAGCCGCGGGCTTCGTGAGGTTCCCAGATATGGACTCGAAAATCCAGCAGGAAGGCGTGAACCACCACACCAGAGACGTCGACCGTCAAACTGGTAATTTCTTTAACGAAATCGCGACTGCTCCCCCCCTGGAGAAAGCCCATAAAACGCTCTTCACACTACCACCCAAGTGGTCGCCCCAGGACCCCAAGCCGATCATTCTaag GTCTTTGCCAGTGGAGGACCTTACGTATTTGTTCGGCTATAAAAACGGGCAGAGCAGTCAGAATAG GAGAAAACTGACGAAGAACCACGGAAGAGCTTACGTTATTCTGGCTAGAAGACCGCTGTAG
- the LOC136339993 gene encoding aldehyde dehydrogenase, dimeric NADP-preferring-like produces MSRLPSEIVSELRNSFNSGKTRPLQYRIKQLQNLLRMYTEKRDEIFAALWTDLHKSKGETIIMEIDILVNDIKNTLYNLYSWARPERVSRDFANILDDAYIQKEPYGVALVIGAWNYPIQLTLLPMQGAIAAGNCVLIKPSEVSQACAKLMAELIPQYLDPDCYKVFTGGIPEITELLKERFDHIFFTGNSVVGKVIHAAATRHLTPVTLELGGKSPCYIDDSVNYKVAAKRIMWGKVINAGQTCVAPDYLLCTKEVEQKFVNAAKEVLLQFFGDNPKEAESYGRIITDRHVQRLQRLIQSGNVAVGGEVNAAERFVAPTILTGVTQNDPIMREEVFGPILPIINVSSCHEAINFINQQEKPLTLYIFSNIKSDVELLVKNTSSGGICINDTIIHLAVDSLPFGGVGYSGMGSYHGKFSFDTFSHKKAVLHKNLGALGELLGAPKYPPLTPGKVRYLHFMLAKRPWFNAIKCRAHVFAFILGIASFYLWNNYGKQLL; encoded by the exons ATGTCTCGACTCCCTTCGGAAATAGTCTCAGAGCTCCGTAACTCCTTCAATAGCGGCAAAACCAGGCCCTTGCAGTACCGCATTAAGCAGCTGCAGAACTTGCTCCGCATGTACACTGAAAAGCGTGATGAAATCTTCGCCGCTTTATGGACGGATTTGCATAAAAGCAAGGGAGAAACAATTATCATGGAAATTGATATATTGGTGAATGACATTAAAAACACTTTATACAACTTGTATTCTTGGGCCAGACCTGAGAGGGTCTCAAGAGACTTTGCTAACATCCTTGATGATGCTTACATTCAAAAAGAGCCCTATGGCGTAGCTCTAGTAATTG GTGCTTGGAACTATCCGATCCAGCTAACATTACTGCCAATGCAAGGAGCCATTGCAGCTGGTAATTGTGTGTTGATAAAGCCCTCTGAAGTGTCCCAGGCTTGTGCCAAGCTTATGGCAGAGCTCATACCTCAATATCTTGATCCAGATTGTTACAAA GTTTTTACTGGGGGCATTCCTGAAATCACTGAGCTTTTAAAAGAGAGATTTGATCACATTTTCTTCACTGGGAATTCTGTAGTTGGGAAAGTCATTCATGCAGCTGCCACCAGGCATTTGACTCCTGTAACACTAGAGCTGGGAG GGAAAAGCCCCTGTTACATTGATGATTCAGTAAATTATAAAGTAGCAGCAAAACGAATAATGTGgggaaaagttattaatgcaGGGCAGACCTGTGTGGCCCCAGATTATCTTCTGTGCACCAAAGAAGTAGAGCAGAAGTTTGTCAATGCAGCAAAGGAAGTTTTGCTGCAGTTTTTTGGAGACAATCCCAAGGAGGCTGAGAGTTACGGGAGAATTATTACTGATAGGCACGTTCAAAGGTTGCAGAGGTTAATTCAGAGTGGAAATGTAGCTGTGGGAGGGGAGGTTAATGCCGCGGAGAGATTCGTTGCTCCCACTATTTTAACAG GGGTCACTCAGAATGATCCTATAATGAGAGAGGAGGTGTTTGGACCCATTTTGCCGATTATCAATGTGAGCTCTTGCCACGAAGCTATAAACTTCATAAATCAACAGGAAAAACCTTtgactctgtatattttttccaacatCAAAAGTGATGTGGAATTGCTGGTTAAAAATACCAGTTCTG GTGGGATATGCATCAATGATACAATAATACACTTAGCAGTAGATTCCCTACCTTTTGGAGGGGTAGGTTACAGTGGCATGGGCTCCTACCAtgggaaattttcttttgatacaTTTTCCCATAAAAAAGCAGTCCTTCATAAAAATTTGGGGGCTCTTGGTGAATTATTAGGGGCTCCAAAATACCCCCCATTGACTCCAGGTAAAGTGAGGTATTTGCACTTTATGCTGGCCAAAAGGCCTTGGTTTAACGCCATAAAATGTAGAGCACATGTATTCGCCTTTATTTTGGGCATAGCGAGTTTCTATTTATGGAACAATTATGGGAAACAGCTTTTGTAA
- the LOC136339949 gene encoding zinc finger protein 37-like yields MKEGECRLCSGNLSVPQSGSSLVNNKSLLHNLRQISPDYVKNINLNEEFLICTPCIDKIKTLATFKETTISSESKLETNDPTELLKNVSKDVDNICRLCLTEEIDNGKCLFDFEELLSKCHLQVNKSIEIPSKLCQACYLHLQCMNEFFSVCLRTTAGDSLSNESDKLNVILSGSPKINKDKKSGEEPSAIMAEKNSNKKIVLKKIKNPIKLIKGPSDNSPSPDICNVTSNVDDEVVITELPSTGYTTTEELVEVLERHSDDRDFVEAQKPPEDVEPKVLKSKKRVSSEAIKVTEGKRPRRSAREVVTNAEKEKAASVKEKEEPPKKKLKKVQSSVGNAKKQPEDKGNSALHNNDLRLENRPVQVTIIKGKKRTNKAKLDKAWLELTGQTDSSASGSGKKPEKKQDAVEITVVKKKLGRPRSSDKPTVVKKKKKVLWLHCSLCQFKTYAQNSFIQHQLIHNIMSELPTLYCEYCRFNTTSQELMNQHKGTHETPNLSYKCVFCDDFFKKKSSCMYHTLRHDDQDVASQFYCLVYSAAADEEYFECYQCDYQNAEESPMPDHVIEHTIEIPKNPLLAKFNCDECPYKTKSEEALERHKKLHLNRGSKLGKGKSKAVKQEAQNPEDMPLLKCDKCHYMTHYRRSLVNHIGLKHNRAVPPLVAAVDASAKAIEEGKTMYYCNECSYSTYRKENMPRHVLVHRTKENMEMFECPHCIFETKHRRSYTRHMETRHGVII; encoded by the exons ATGAAAGAAGGAGAATGTAGGTTGTGCTCCGGAAACTTGAGCGTTCCACAGTCCGGTTCGTCGTTGGTAAATAATAAGTCTCTTTTACACAATTTGAGGCAAATTTCGCCTGACTACGTTAAG aaTATTAACTTAAATGAAGAATTTCTAATATGCACCCCATGCATTGACAAAATTAAGACTTTGGCTACTTTCAAGGAAACTACAATTTCTAGTGAATCTAAGCTAGAAACAAATGACCCAACTGAACTCTTGAAAAACGTTTCCAAAGATGTGGACAATATTTGCCGTCTTTGCTTAACTGAAGAAATAGACAATGGAAAATGCTTATTTGACTTTGAAGAGTTGCTCTCAAAATGCCATCTCCAAGTG AACAAAAGCATTGAAATTCCTAGCAAGCTTTGCCAGGCTTGTTATTTGCACCTTCAATGCATGAATGAATTTTTCTCTGTATGCTTGAGAACAACTGCAGGTGACTCACTTTCAAACGAGTCTGACAAgcttaatgtgatactttctGGAtctccaaaaattaataaggaCAAAAAATCTGGGGAAGAACCTTCTGCCATTATGGctgaaaaaaactcaaataaaaagatagttttaaagaaaattaaaaatccaatTAAGCTGATTAAGGGCCCTAGTGACAACTCTCCTTCACCAGATATTTGCAATGTGACTTCAAATGTGGATGATGAAGTGGTGATCACTGAACTTCCCTCAACAGGATACACTACTACTGAAGAGCTTGTAGAAGTATTAGAAAGGCATTCAGATGATAGAGATTTTGTAGAGGCGCAGAAACCTCCTGAGGACGTTGAGCCAAAAGTTCTTAAAAGCAAGAAGAGAGTTTCTAGTGAGGCTATTAAAGTGACAGAGGGTAAGAGACCCAGGAGGAGTGCTAGAGAGGTTGTTACAAATGCTGAGAAAGAGAAAGCTGCAAGTGTTAAAGAGAAGGAGGAGCCacctaaaaagaaattaaagaagGTTCAGTCTAGTGTGGGAAATGCAAAGAAGCAGCCTGAGGATAAAGGAAACAGTGCTCTCCACAATAATGATTTAAGATTGGAAAACAGACCTGTGCAAGTCACTAtcataaaaggaaaaaagaggACAAATAAAGCAAAGTTAGATAAGGCTTGGCTAGAGCTTACAGGGCAAACTGATTCGAGTGCAAGTGGAAGTGGCAAAAAACCTGAGAAGAAACAAGATGCAGTTGAAATTACTGTTGTGAAGAAGAAGCTTGGGCGGCCACGTTCTTCTGA tAAACCAActgtagtaaaaaaaaagaaaaaagtcctaTGGTTGCACTGCAGTTTATGtcaatttaaaacatatgCTCAAAATAGCTTTATACAACACCAACTGATACACAATATAATGTCTGAGTTGCCCACATTGTATTGTGAGTACTGTAGATTTAACACCACCAGCCAGGAACTGATGAATCAACACAAA GGAACACATGAAACCCCAAACTTGTCCTATAAGTGTGTCTTTTGCgacgattttttcaaaaagaagTCGTCTTGCATGTACCATACTTTGCGCCACGACGATCAAGATGTGGCCAGTCAATTTTACTGCCTTGTCTACAGTGCAGCTGCTGATGAAGAGTACTTTGAGTGCTATCAGTGTGATTATCAGAACGCGGAGGAGAGTCCTATGCCAGATCATGTCATTG AGCATACCATCGAAATCCCCAAGAACCCTCTATTAGCAAAGTTTAATTGCGATGAGTGTCCCTACAAGACGAAATCCGAAGAGGCCTTAGAGCGTCACAAAAAGCTCCATCTAAACCGCGGCTCGAAACTCGGAAAGGGAAAGTCGAAGGCCGTGAAACAAGAGGCGCAAAACCCCGAGGATATGCCTTTGCTGAAGTGCGACAAGTGCCATTACATGACGCACTATCGGCGAAGTTTGGTCAATCACATCGGACTCAAACATAACAG GGCTGTTCCTCCTCTCGTAGCAGCGGTAGACGCGTCGGCGAAAGCCATTGAAGAGGGGAAGACTATGTATTACTGCAACGAGTGTTCGTACAGCACGTACAGGAAAGAAAATATGCCCAGGCATGTTTTGGTGCACCGAACCAAAGAAAATATGGAAATGTTCGAGTGTCCACATTGTATATTTGAGACTAAACACCGCAGAAGTTATACTAGACATATGGAAACGAGGCATGGAGTTATAATCTGA
- the Mrm2 gene encoding rRNA methyltransferase 2, mitochondrial produces the protein MKNFRFIQQRAFTLSHATHKKVQPSVKTKNSSSYEWLSRQLSDPFVELAKKNNYRCRSAFKLIEIDDKFRILQPGHVVIDCGAAPGSWTQVAVKRVNADLALKDSPQGTVLAIDRQPIFPITGATVLSNSDFTDPKSLENVLSILQGRKANAVISDMAPNATGIKELDKENIIQLCYAAVRFAVMISDKGASVLVKLWHGGQTKTLESDIKKFYNNVRLFKPNSSRSDSAEIFLLGKDFKGIIT, from the exons atgaaaaatttccgcTTCATACAACAAAGAGCATTCACCTTATCCCATGCGACACACAAAAAGGTCCAGCCTTCAGTAAAAACTAAGAATTCAAGTTCCTACGAGTGGCTCTCCAGGCAGCTCTCAGACCCCTTTGTAGAACTTGCAAAGAAGAATAATTACCGCTGCAGAAGTGCTTTTAAACTCATAGAAATAGATGATAAATTCCGAATATTGCAACCTGGACATGTTGTCATCGACTGTGGAGCTGCACCAGGCTCCTGGACGCAAGTTGCAGTCAAACGAGTCAATGCAGACTTGGCCCTAAAAGATAGCCCCCAGGGGACAGTTTTGGCCATTGACCGACAACCTATTTTTCCAATAACA GGCGCAACAGTACTGAGCAACTCGGACTTCACAGATCCAAAATCACTGGAGAATGTTCTGAGTATATTGCAGGGCCGCAAAGCAAATGCAGTCATTTCGGATATGGCACCCAATGCCACAGGAATAAAGGAGTTGGACAAGGAGAATATAATACAACTCTGTTATGCGGCTGTTAGATTTGCAGTCATGATTTCAGATAAAGGGGCTTCAGTCCTGGTAAAATTGTGGCACGGAGGACAGACCAAAACATTGGaaagtgatattaaaaaattttataataatgttCGGCTTTTTAAGCCTAATTCAAGTAGAAGTGATTCAGCTGAGATATTTTTGTTGGGGAAAGACTTTAAGGGAATTATAACGTGA